A section of the Methanococcus vannielii SB genome encodes:
- a CDS encoding DUF3343 domain-containing protein, with protein MSSFFNKLKSVLEPKKEFKVGKGLIIFKSVRDAMKAEKILKNYSAKVVAPPHEIREGCDLAVEYEVLEETGIKRELKKNKLVPLKFISLDGQLMEPLDIVKVKEIQGFTMVRSGNMKITIDGTGKIVNISGGGCPDVPYLNLQLIGRNILEINENETPKALGYTLCAYTLNKAFEEAKKIFSGE; from the coding sequence ATGTCCTCATTTTTTAATAAGTTAAAGTCGGTTTTGGAACCTAAAAAAGAATTTAAAGTAGGAAAAGGATTAATAATATTTAAAAGCGTAAGGGATGCAATGAAGGCTGAAAAAATTTTAAAAAACTATTCTGCAAAAGTAGTTGCTCCTCCGCATGAAATACGGGAAGGTTGTGACCTTGCAGTGGAATACGAAGTTTTAGAAGAAACAGGAATAAAAAGGGAACTTAAAAAAAATAAATTAGTTCCATTAAAATTTATTTCACTTGATGGGCAGTTAATGGAACCTTTAGATATCGTTAAAGTAAAAGAAATCCAAGGATTTACAATGGTAAGATCTGGAAATATGAAAATAACAATAGATGGTACCGGAAAGATAGTAAACATTTCTGGAGGGGGCTGTCCTGATGTTCCTTATCTTAATTTACAGTTGATTGGTAGAAACATTTTAGAAATTAATGAAAATGAAACTCCAAAAGCTTTAGGGTACACTTTATGTGCCTATACATTAAATAAAGCATTTGAAGAGGCTAAAAAAATATTTAGCGGTGAATAA
- a CDS encoding NAD(P)H-hydrate dehydratase: MMVAGAMPIKGMELVKGQVHIEKNKIFVKNKEFPITMGSGALVGAAFKTLEYFGMEKELIFLTAGDVGEGEGSLKIYRDLNEITEEITIIHYIKPKISEILNVDFSKTVIGDAGGMYAGKAAGIGDKFRMFFPDVGELAFLADDKSSHPAYVRGFISKIDDLDVPKLIEMAYFQKMPDNMVVKGEKDYIVQCGKIIDHVANPKFEAMECIGGTGDTLTGITTSLIACGFKIEEASILGCKLNRKLGEIVNPKPDTKIYEIIKKIPEALKEFKL; the protein is encoded by the coding sequence ATGATGGTTGCAGGAGCAATGCCCATAAAAGGTATGGAACTTGTTAAAGGCCAAGTACATATTGAAAAAAATAAGATATTTGTTAAAAATAAAGAATTTCCAATTACAATGGGCAGTGGAGCCCTCGTTGGGGCAGCATTTAAAACATTGGAATATTTTGGAATGGAAAAAGAGCTAATTTTTTTAACTGCGGGAGATGTGGGGGAAGGTGAGGGTAGTTTAAAAATTTATCGGGATTTAAATGAAATTACGGAAGAAATAACAATTATTCATTATATAAAACCAAAAATTTCAGAAATTTTAAACGTAGATTTTTCCAAAACCGTTATCGGCGATGCAGGAGGGATGTATGCTGGAAAGGCTGCAGGTATTGGGGATAAATTTCGAATGTTTTTTCCAGATGTAGGCGAACTTGCATTTTTAGCAGATGATAAGTCATCACATCCTGCGTACGTTAGAGGATTTATATCTAAAATAGATGATTTAGACGTTCCAAAACTAATTGAAATGGCGTATTTTCAAAAAATGCCCGACAATATGGTTGTAAAAGGGGAAAAAGACTATATTGTACAGTGCGGAAAAATCATTGACCATGTGGCAAATCCAAAGTTTGAAGCAATGGAATGCATCGGGGGAACTGGAGATACGCTAACAGGAATTACTACGTCATTAATTGCATGTGGATTTAAAATAGAGGAAGCATCGATATTGGGGTGTAAATTAAATCGTAAATTGGGCGAAATTGTAAATCCAAAACCCGATACAAAGATATACGAAATTATAAAAAAAATTCCTGAAGCCCTAAAAGAATTTAAACTCTAA
- a CDS encoding DUF4870 domain-containing protein → MTSLGLEENHEAVLAYLLGFVSGGILLVIEKESSFVKFHAMQSIIVSAAIFVLSIVLAFIPIIGWLLGLLLMPASLIIWFFCMFKAYKGEMYKLPVIGDMAEKYM, encoded by the coding sequence ATGACATCGTTAGGTCTTGAAGAAAATCACGAAGCAGTTTTAGCATACCTTTTAGGATTTGTTTCAGGCGGTATCTTGTTAGTTATCGAAAAAGAGAGTTCTTTTGTTAAATTTCATGCAATGCAGTCGATAATAGTTTCAGCAGCAATATTTGTTTTAAGTATTGTTCTTGCATTTATTCCAATTATAGGATGGTTACTCGGTTTACTATTAATGCCTGCAAGCTTAATAATCTGGTTTTTCTGTATGTTTAAGGCTTACAAAGGGGAAATGTATAAATTACCCGTAATTGGCGATATGGCAGAAAAATATATGTAA
- a CDS encoding translin family protein → MENMSFMIEYFEKKNEKREKILKISRDIVKDSSIIIRKIQKREQVSFFELEDKLLGISNLCLDHPEFIKYLQAPEQEYVEAKVYYHLVFENRFLNYSNFKNVSIENYILGLCDVIGELRRKILESIKEDDFKNAECYFFHMENIYDFTMKFDYYNLIDGLRRKQDVSRSILEKTHGDLISFTENLKLRTELSKFKP, encoded by the coding sequence ATGGAAAACATGAGCTTTATGATAGAATATTTTGAAAAAAAGAACGAAAAAAGGGAAAAAATTTTAAAAATTTCAAGAGATATTGTTAAGGATTCTTCAATAATTATTCGAAAAATTCAGAAACGTGAACAAGTCAGTTTTTTTGAACTTGAAGATAAACTTTTAGGTATTTCAAATTTATGTTTGGATCATCCCGAATTTATCAAATATCTACAAGCTCCAGAACAGGAATACGTTGAAGCCAAGGTTTATTATCACTTAGTTTTTGAAAATCGGTTTTTAAATTACTCTAACTTTAAAAATGTTTCAATAGAGAATTATATATTGGGACTTTGTGATGTTATTGGGGAACTTAGGAGAAAAATACTCGAATCAATTAAAGAAGACGACTTTAAAAATGCAGAGTGTTATTTTTTCCACATGGAAAATATTTATGATTTTACAATGAAATTTGACTATTATAATTTAATAGACGGACTAAGAAGAAAACAAGACGTTTCAAGAAGTATACTGGAAAAAACTCACGGGGATTTAATAAGCTTTACAGAAAATTTAAAGCTTAGAACAGAACTATCTAAATTTAAACCTTAA